One Senegalimassilia faecalis genomic window, GACGCCGAGGCCGTGGCGAGCTGGGTATCGGCCGTCGACCCGTCCGCCAAATGCGTCTACGAGTCGGGTGTGACGGGCTTCGACCTGCAGAAGAAGCTCACCGCCCTCGGCGTCGACTGCGTCGTCGGCGCGGTGTCGAAGATGATCAAGCCCAGCGCCGACAGGCGCAGGAAGAACGACCGCAACGACGCGGAGTTCCTGGCCCGCATGCTGTCGGTCGGCAACATCGTTGAGGTATGGGTGCCCGACGACGGATGCGAGGCCGCCCGCGACCTGTCCCGCGCCCTCGACGACGCCCGGGACGACCTGAAGCGCTGCAAGCAGCGGCTGTCGAAGCTCCTGCTCAGGCACGGCTACGCATTCAGCGAGACGACCCCGTCGGGACGCCGCAGGGGCAACTGGACCGCCGCGCACTGGGCGTGGATAAAATCGATAGAGTTCGCCGAGAAGGCCGACGACGACGTGCTGGCCTACTACATCGACGCCACCAGGCAGGCCATGGAGGACAAAGCGCGCCTCGATGTTAGCGCTACTGTAAAAACAACCATTTTGACCAACGCTCAATAACCAATCATGCCAACGCAATCCCGCCATTTGCGCCAACGCATTTTCACCATTTCCACCAACGCCGGGACTTACGCTTCGATCGACGAGCGAACGATGCTTTCGGGAGGAGCGGGCCGTGGCGGAGAAGAACCTGATCGGAGAGTTGGACATGTACAGGGAAGCGGGCATAAAGCCCAACTTCAGCGACATAGCGAAGCGCTACGGCAAGGACAGGCACACCGTGGCGTCGTACTGGAGGGCCGAGGGCGGGCGGCCCCACGACGGGCGCGGCGACAGGGCGGGCTCGTTCGACGCGCACATCGAGGAGGTGGCAGCCAAGGCGCAACTGCCGGGAGTCACCAAGAAGGGCATCCACGAGTGGCTGCTGCACAGGTATCCCGGCGAGGACCTGGCCGGCTACAACGCCTTCACCCAGTTCATGCGCAAGAACGGCATCGCCGTCGGGGCCTCCGGGGGCCCGGAGCCGCACCCGCGCTTCGAGACGCCGCCCGGACTGCAGCTGCAGTTCGACTGGAAGGAGTCCGTCAAGATGGCAAACCGCGACGGCGAGCTGTTCGAGTTCAACGTGTTCGCGGCGACGCTGGGCCATTCCCGCAGGCACATATTCATCCGGTCGAGGACCAGGACGACCGACGACCTGGTCAGGTGCATGTACGCCACGATCGCGAGGCTCGGCGGCGTGCCGCGCGAGTGGGTCACGGACAACATGTCCGCCCTGGTGACGATCAAGGGCGGCAGGCGCCTCAAGGTCCAGCGCGCATACGAGTTCGCCAAGGCCGCCGGCTTCGAGCTGAAGCTGTGCCGCCCGCGCAGCCCCCAGACGAAGGGCAAGGTCGAGTCGTCGAACCGCTTCCTGTCGCGGCTCATGGCCTACCAGGGCGACTTCGACGGCTGGGACGATATCGACGAGATCGTCGCGCGGATCGAGGACGCCAGCAACTCCGAGCCCAACGAGACCACGGGGCTGCCGCCCTCCGCGCTGTTCATGGAGGAGAAGGACGCGCTGCTGCCCGTCGGCAACCTGCGCGCCCTCGAGGAGGCGATGGGCGACGTGGTGCGCGTGGCCAGGGTGCCGGCCACGATGCTGGTGAGCGCGCACGGCGAGCCCATGTCGGTGCCCAGGCGCTGCATCGGCAGGCCCGCCCGCATCGTCTGCATGCCCGGCGGCGCGATGGACTGCTACGTCGGCGGCGAGCTGGTGGCGACGCACGTGGCGGGCGGGCCGGCCTACGACCCGGCGCACTACGCCGAGGCCATGGCCGGCAAGCGGTGGTTCGGCGACGCCGCCGGCGACATCGAGGCGGCCGCCGCGGCCAACCTCGGCCTGCTCGACTCGATAGGGGGCTCGCTGTGAGCGCCGCCGTGCAGGCCAGCCCCCTCAACCGCCTGGCGGCCAACCTCGAGGAGCTGGGGCTCGAGGGCATGGCGTCGTCGGTGCCCGAGTACGTCAGGCTCGTCGCCGACGGGAGGAAGAGCCTGGTCGACGCCATGCTCGAGCTCACCGACGCCCAGATAGCCCTCAAGCGGCGCGCCGACGACGAGCGCCGCACGAGGATGGCCAACTTCCCCTACATAAAGACGCTGGCCGACTTCGACTGGGGCTTCCAGCCGAGCGTGCCGCGCGGGCTGGTCGAGCAGCTGGCCACGCTCGAGTTCATCGACCGCGGCGACAACGTCGTGCTCGTCGGCAGCCCGGGCGTCGGCAAGACCCACCTGTCGATAGCCATAGGCCACGAGGCGGTGATGGCCCGCAAGCAGGTGTACTTCGCCGACTGCTCGAGGCTGGTCGAGGACCTCAAGCACGCCTCGGCGAAGGAGGCGCTGGCGCGCAGGATGCGCTTCTACGAGCACTGCAGCCTGCTGATAATAGACGAGCTCGGCTACCTCGACATCGGCAAGGAGGGCGCCGACCTGCTGTTCCAGCTGGTCAACAGGCGCTACGCGCTCAAGCGGTCGACCATCGTCACGACCAACGTGCCGGTGGGCAGGTGGGGCGACGTGTTCGGCAGCAACGTCACGGCCTCGGCGGTGGCCGACAGGCTTTGCCACCATTGCGCGATGATCAAGATAACGGGACGGTCATATCGCCTGAAGGACGTATCCATCGGCGGTGAGGACGGGAAGGAGGAGGGCGCCTAGACGCCGGAAGCGGCGCATCAGCGTTGGCGAATCCGGCGCATCCGCGTTGGCGCGATTGGCGAAAATACGTTGGTGAAAATGGTGAAAAATATATTGACGCTAACACTCGAGAGGCTGGTCGAGGCCGAGGCCTCCAAGCCCAGGTGGAAGCGCAGGGTCGACTCCGTCAGGTGCCTGAAGGGCATCGACGTGGCGAGCGCGGCCGACGTGGTCTTCGAGGCGGGCGAGTTCTCGAGGTTCAAGAACGCCAGGTCGTTCGCGGCGTGGCTGGGACTGACGCCGTCGGAGCACTCCAGCGGCGAGAGCGTGCGGCAGGGCGGCATCACCAAGGCGGGCAACAAGCATCTGAGGCGAGTGCTCGTCGAGTCGGCGTGGCACTACCTGGGATGCTCTCCGCATTCGAAGGACCTGGCCAAAGGCCAGACGCCGGACCCTGCCGCGAGGCGCCACGCCGCCAAGGGCGTGCGCAGGCTCGTCGACAGGCGCGCCGCGATGTTGGACCGCGGCGTCCAGAAGAACAAGGCCAACGTGGCGACGGCGCGCGAGCTGGCGTGCTGGTGCTGGGCCGTCGGAATCATGGCCGAGGGGGCGTAGCCGGGAAAAGCGCGCCGACATAGAAGCCGTCATCCCGCCGCGGCCCGATCCGAGGCCGTTGGGGCGAACCCCAGTCTTTTTTGTGCGAGCGCCGCAGGCGCCACCCGCGTAGACAGACTGTCCAATCGACGAGGCAGCCCCAGCCGTAGCAACGGATTGCCCAGCGAGGAATCGCCACGGGCGGATATTAAACTGCAAAGACGAGCGTCGGAGAGACACGCCGAGGTCGCCGCAGACGGGTTGATATAGGAAAGGGCCTGGCCCCGATTACTGGGGTCGGGCCCAATTTTGCCTCTTGACAATGTCCTGCTCATATTAAAAAAGCGAGGGGGCTCCGTATACCCCTCTCGCTCTTAAGCAAGTCTACCACACGGAAACGTTCTTTTGTCGATTAATTTATCCCCTGTTTATCACGAGTGGAAAGCAGGAGCTCCGCTGCACAGCGGAGCTCCTGCGCCGATTTATCTCTAAAGTACGACCCGTACCAAGCAACAGTCACCACGAAAGGAACCCGCATGAACGTACCCTCTGCAGCACTGACTCTCCCTCAACTTCGCGTTCCGTCCGCAAAAACCGTCGCCGTCTGCTTGTTGCAGGCGTTGGGGCTTGCGGTGGCGCTTTATGTTGTTGCGATTGTCTGCGCCGCCATCGCTGACGCCACCGCCGCCAATGGCGGATCCGTCCCCGACTACCTTAACTGGCTGTGGATTGTGCCCATCCCCTTCTATGCGCTGGCAATCGGGGGAAAGATAGCCGCCGATGCGCTCGGAAACCCCTCGCTGCTGAACAGCCTATGGCTGCGACTGCCGGGTCGAATCGCGTTCTCCATCCCCACTCTGAAGATGGTGGCCTGGACGGTTTTCGCCCTGGCAATCAGCCTCAAAAGCGCCCAGGACGACGGAACCGCC contains:
- a CDS encoding IS110 family transposase, encoding MLNTTTFVGLDVHARSIKAVALDAMTGEIKSATFGYDAEAVASWVSAVDPSAKCVYESGVTGFDLQKKLTALGVDCVVGAVSKMIKPSADRRRKNDRNDAEFLARMLSVGNIVEVWVPDDGCEAARDLSRALDDARDDLKRCKQRLSKLLLRHGYAFSETTPSGRRRGNWTAAHWAWIKSIEFAEKADDDVLAYYIDATRQAMEDKARLDVSATVKTTILTNAQ
- the istB gene encoding IS21-like element helper ATPase IstB, which encodes MSAAVQASPLNRLAANLEELGLEGMASSVPEYVRLVADGRKSLVDAMLELTDAQIALKRRADDERRTRMANFPYIKTLADFDWGFQPSVPRGLVEQLATLEFIDRGDNVVLVGSPGVGKTHLSIAIGHEAVMARKQVYFADCSRLVEDLKHASAKEALARRMRFYEHCSLLIIDELGYLDIGKEGADLLFQLVNRRYALKRSTIVTTNVPVGRWGDVFGSNVTASAVADRLCHHCAMIKITGRSYRLKDVSIGGEDGKEEGA
- a CDS encoding transposase, with product MTLTLERLVEAEASKPRWKRRVDSVRCLKGIDVASAADVVFEAGEFSRFKNARSFAAWLGLTPSEHSSGESVRQGGITKAGNKHLRRVLVESAWHYLGCSPHSKDLAKGQTPDPAARRHAAKGVRRLVDRRAAMLDRGVQKNKANVATARELACWCWAVGIMAEGA
- the istA gene encoding IS21 family transposase: MAEKNLIGELDMYREAGIKPNFSDIAKRYGKDRHTVASYWRAEGGRPHDGRGDRAGSFDAHIEEVAAKAQLPGVTKKGIHEWLLHRYPGEDLAGYNAFTQFMRKNGIAVGASGGPEPHPRFETPPGLQLQFDWKESVKMANRDGELFEFNVFAATLGHSRRHIFIRSRTRTTDDLVRCMYATIARLGGVPREWVTDNMSALVTIKGGRRLKVQRAYEFAKAAGFELKLCRPRSPQTKGKVESSNRFLSRLMAYQGDFDGWDDIDEIVARIEDASNSEPNETTGLPPSALFMEEKDALLPVGNLRALEEAMGDVVRVARVPATMLVSAHGEPMSVPRRCIGRPARIVCMPGGAMDCYVGGELVATHVAGGPAYDPAHYAEAMAGKRWFGDAAGDIEAAAAANLGLLDSIGGSL